From one Humulus lupulus chromosome 8, drHumLupu1.1, whole genome shotgun sequence genomic stretch:
- the LOC133795596 gene encoding zinc finger BED domain-containing protein RICESLEEPER 2-like, whose protein sequence is MWTANHQKRGYMTVTAHFIDDSWKLHSRIISFKYVPCPHDAVTLTDTLSSCLSEWNIEDKISTVTVDNCTTNNAMIPLLKEKFNSNCFILKGKLLHMRCCAHILNLIVKNGLSVIGTPKRYEKFEDTARSLEVTCTKKLSLDCQTRWNSTYLMLNIALLYNRVFEQLKLRDSRYVRYAPSGDDWIRAQKLCDKLEMFHEVTELFSGTKYPTTNLFFPKMCQIKMRIKAWMTVDEPFIRDMATQMMSKFQKYWEEIHGLMTVAVVLDPRYKFMLIEYYFPTIYGNDQYEIEIEKVRKLCYELLEEYSSKFPNLRERSQQMDSVSASSQTQIDDLSNFDTYVRVAYGVENVKSELELYLEEKLIPRTDEFFDICNYWKYWR, encoded by the exons ATGTGGACTGCCAATCATCAAAAGAGGGGATATATGACTGTGACAGCTCATTTCATAGATGACTCTTGGAAGTTGCATAGTAGGATTATAAGTTTTAAGTATGTACCATGCCCACATGATGCTGTTACACTTACTGATACATTGAGTTCGTGTCTGTCTGAATGGAATATTGAAGACAAGATTAGTACAGTAACTGTGGATAATTGTACAACTAACAATGCAATGATTCCACTTTTGAAGGAAAAATTTAATTCTAATTGTTTCATTTTAAAAGGAAAGTTACTTCACATGCGTTGTTGTGCGCATATTTTGAATCTTATTGTCAAGAATGGCTTGTCTGTTATTG GCACACCAAAGAGGTATGAGAAATTTGAGGACACTGCTCGTTCTCTTGAAGTGACATGTACTAAAAAGTTATCACTTGATTGTCAAACAAGGTGGAATTCAACATACTTGATGCTCAACATAGCTTTATTGTACAATagagtatttgaacaattaaaacTACGTGATTCAAGATATGTTAGATATGCGCCATCAGGAGATGATTGGATTAGAGCTCAAAAATTGTGTGACAAGTTGGAAATGTTTCATGAGGTGACAGAATTGTTTTCTGGAACCAAGTATCCTACAACTAATCTTTTTTTCCCAAAGATGTGTCAAATTAAAATGAGAATTAAAGCATGGATGACAGTAGATGAGCCCTTTATTAGGGACATGGCAACTCAAATGATGTCTAAGTTTCAAAAGTATTGGGAAGAGATTCATGGGCTTATGACTGTGGCTGTTGTTTTGGATCCAAGATATAAGTTTATGTTGATCGAATATTATTTTCCTACCATTTATGGAAATGATCAATATGAGATTGAAATTGAGAAGGTCCGCAAGCTTTGTTATGAGCTACTAGAAGAGTACAgttctaagtttcctaatcttAGAGAAAGAAGTCAACAAATGGATAGTGTATCAGCATCTTCTCAAACACAAATAGATGATCTATCTAACTTTGACACGTATGTTAGAGTTGCATATGGTGTAGAGAATGTGAAGTCAGAGTTAGAACTCTATTTGGAAGAGAAATTGATACCTAGGACTGATGAGTTCTTTGATATATGCAATTATTGGAAA TACTGGCGGTAG